One part of the Chryseobacterium mulctrae genome encodes these proteins:
- a CDS encoding MBL fold metallo-hydrolase, whose product MKLYPIQCGKFKLDGGAMFGVVPKSLWEKTNPADERNLIELGTRSLLVEDGKKLILIDCGLGNKQDDKFFGHYSLWGDDNLDNNLKKYGFVKEDITDVFLTHLHFDHCGGAIEWNDDKSGYRPAFKNAQFWTNENHWQWATEPNAREKASFLKENILPIQESGQLNFLPLPATGNYGFAPDLKMDVIFVDGHTEKQMLPVIQYQEKTIVFAADLIPTAGHIPQVYVMGYDTRPLLTIEEKAKFLKQCVDNDYLLFFEHDAHNELASLKMTEKGVRLDETFSFNDVFGY is encoded by the coding sequence ATGAAATTATATCCTATCCAATGCGGAAAATTTAAACTGGACGGAGGTGCCATGTTTGGGGTCGTCCCAAAGAGTTTGTGGGAAAAAACAAATCCTGCAGACGAAAGAAATTTAATAGAACTAGGAACCCGCTCTCTTCTTGTGGAAGACGGAAAAAAATTAATTTTAATTGACTGCGGTCTCGGAAATAAGCAGGATGACAAATTTTTCGGTCACTATTCGCTTTGGGGTGACGATAATTTAGATAATAATTTAAAAAAATACGGTTTTGTAAAAGAGGATATCACTGATGTTTTCCTGACTCACCTTCATTTTGATCATTGCGGTGGTGCTATTGAATGGAACGATGATAAATCTGGTTACAGACCGGCTTTTAAAAACGCACAATTCTGGACCAATGAAAATCACTGGCAATGGGCAACAGAGCCAAATGCGAGAGAAAAAGCAAGTTTTTTAAAAGAAAATATTCTTCCTATTCAAGAAAGCGGACAACTGAACTTTTTACCACTTCCCGCAACCGGAAATTATGGCTTTGCACCAGACTTAAAAATGGATGTCATCTTTGTTGACGGTCACACAGAAAAGCAAATGCTACCCGTGATTCAGTATCAGGAAAAAACGATTGTCTTTGCAGCCGATTTAATTCCTACAGCAGGACATATTCCTCAGGTTTATGTGATGGGCTATGATACAAGACCATTATTGACGATAGAAGAAAAAGCAAAGTTTCTAAAACAATGTGTAGACAATGATTATCTATTGTTTTTTGAGCATGATGCACACAACGAATTGGCAAGTTTAAAAATGACTGAAAAGGGAGTTCGTCTTGATGAGACTTTCAGTTTTAATGATGTTTTTGGATATTAA
- a CDS encoding FMN-binding negative transcriptional regulator gives MFIPKLYKSEDYDLMKEIIRENSFALLISSVDKIRATHSMMMLNEDDPENIYIETHISRANPQAKTLTNGDEVLCDFLGAHTYISSSWYDHINVSTWNYEAVQIYGKIELMNHDELYQHLDKLTSKYEKSQQCPMMVKDMGKEFVEKEMKGAFGLKIIPTKIFIKQKLSQNRKEDDFENIILNLEKDDENGRQIAEKMKLLKK, from the coding sequence ATGTTTATTCCTAAATTATATAAAAGTGAAGATTATGATTTGATGAAAGAAATCATCAGAGAAAATTCTTTTGCTTTATTAATTTCCTCGGTGGATAAAATTCGTGCGACTCATTCTATGATGATGCTGAATGAAGATGATCCGGAAAATATTTATATTGAAACTCACATTTCAAGGGCAAATCCGCAAGCGAAAACCCTGACGAACGGAGATGAAGTTCTTTGTGATTTTTTGGGAGCTCACACCTATATTTCGAGCAGTTGGTACGACCACATCAATGTTTCGACATGGAATTATGAAGCGGTACAAATTTATGGAAAAATTGAGTTGATGAATCATGATGAATTGTATCAACACTTGGACAAATTAACTTCGAAATACGAAAAATCTCAGCAATGTCCGATGATGGTGAAAGATATGGGAAAAGAGTTTGTAGAAAAGGAAATGAAAGGTGCTTTTGGTTTAAAAATCATTCCGACAAAGATTTTCATTAAACAAAAATTATCTCAAAACAGAAAAGAAGATGATTTTGAAAATATTATTTTAAATCTTGAAAAAGATGATGAAAACGGAAGGCAAATTGCTGAAAAAATGAAACTATTGAAAAAATAA
- the ruvB gene encoding Holliday junction branch migration DNA helicase RuvB, with amino-acid sequence MPDFLHPDKDNYSHEELIQEEQIRPQSFKDFAGQRKTLENLEVFVTAAKRRGGALDHVLLHGPPGLGKTTLANIIANELGVGCKITSGPVLDKPGSLAGLLTNLEENDVLFIDEIHRLSPVVEEYLYSAMEDYKIDIMLETGPNARSVQIGLNPFTLVGATTRSGMLTKPMLARFGIQSRLEYYTIELLSMIIIRSARVLGVKIYEDAAIEIARRSRGTPRIANALLRRVRDFAEIKGDGEIEIEITKYALNSLNVDEFGLDEMDNKIMRVMIENFKGKPVGISALATSIAENPETLEEVYEPFLIQEGFIIRTPRGREVTEKAYKHLNIAIPRNPGELF; translated from the coding sequence ATGCCCGATTTTTTACATCCAGATAAAGACAATTATTCGCACGAAGAGCTCATTCAGGAAGAGCAGATTCGTCCGCAGAGTTTTAAGGATTTCGCAGGACAGCGAAAAACCTTAGAAAATCTTGAAGTTTTCGTTACCGCTGCCAAAAGACGTGGCGGTGCGCTCGATCATGTTTTGCTTCACGGTCCTCCCGGATTGGGAAAAACAACTTTGGCAAATATTATTGCGAATGAGCTTGGTGTAGGCTGTAAAATCACATCCGGTCCTGTTTTGGATAAACCGGGAAGTCTCGCTGGTTTGCTAACCAATCTGGAAGAAAACGATGTGCTTTTCATTGATGAAATTCATCGTCTTTCGCCTGTTGTGGAAGAATATCTGTATTCTGCAATGGAAGATTACAAAATCGATATTATGCTGGAAACCGGTCCGAATGCAAGGAGTGTTCAGATCGGACTAAATCCTTTTACATTGGTGGGAGCAACAACCAGAAGCGGAATGTTGACCAAACCGATGTTGGCAAGATTTGGTATTCAAAGCAGATTGGAATATTACACCATTGAACTTTTGTCTATGATTATCATCCGAAGTGCGAGAGTTTTGGGGGTGAAAATTTATGAAGATGCAGCCATTGAAATTGCAAGAAGAAGCCGTGGAACTCCGAGAATTGCCAATGCACTTTTGAGAAGAGTCCGTGATTTTGCAGAAATTAAAGGAGATGGGGAAATTGAAATTGAAATTACCAAATATGCTTTAAATTCTTTAAATGTAGATGAATTTGGATTGGATGAGATGGATAATAAAATCATGCGTGTAATGATTGAAAATTTCAAAGGAAAACCTGTAGGAATTTCAGCTTTGGCAACATCTATTGCAGAAAATCCAGAAACATTGGAGGAAGTTTATGAACCATTTTTGATCCAGGAAGGATTTATCATCAGAACTCCGAGAGGAAGAGAGGTTACCGAGAAGGCTTATAAACATTTGAATATTGCGATACCGAGAAATCCCGGAGAACTTTTTTAG